GAACTTCCGGCAGGAACTCCACTACCTCTGCCTGGGGCAAAACCTGGGACGCGATGCCGCCGTGGTGCTGTTTCACACCGCTGATTTAGAGAAAGCCGTGATGCAGTATGGCGATCGGGCTTACCGCTACTTACATCTGGATGCCGGACATCTGGGACAGCGGCTCAACCTGGCAGCAATCCGGCTGGGGCTGGGCGTGAGCGGGATCGGCGGCTATTTTGACGATCGGGTAAATGAGGTGTTGGGCATTCCGGCGGATGAAGCAGTTTTGTATATTACGACGCTGGGGAGGGCGAAGGGGTAAGTTTCTTCAAAAAAGCTGCTGCCTCCACATGAGCCGTTTGGGGAAAGAAATCTGCCGGCTGTACCTGGGTTAGTTCGTACTGGGAACTGAGGAGTTTGAGATCGCGGGCGAGGGTAGAGGGGTTGCAGCTCACGTAGACAATGCGATCGGGTTGCATCTGGAGCAGGGTTTCGATCACGGAAGCTTCGCAGCCTTTGCGCGGGGGGTCGAGTAGGACAACGTCTGGGCTGATATCAAGCTGGGGCAGAATGGCTTCGGTTTTGCCGATGTGGAAGGTGGCGTTGGTGATTTGGTTCAGGGCAGCGTTGGCGTTGGCTTGCTCGATCGCTTCTGGCTGAAGTTCGATGCCGATCGCCTGTCGGACTTGCCTAGCGAGGGGGAGGGTCAGGGTGCCAATGCCACAGTAGGCATCCACGAGGATTTCGGTGCCCTGGAAGTTGAGCTGCCGCTGGATGAATTGCAGGAGGGCTTCCGCCTGTTCGGTGTTGACCTGGAAAAAGGTAGTGGGCTGGATGCGGAACTGAAGATCGGCAAGAATTTCCGTAATAAAATCCTCTCCGGCGATGCAGCGGGTTTCGCTGCCGAAAATAGCGTTAGTGCGATCGGGGTTCACGTTCAGACAAACGCCCTTCAGGTCGGGGTAGCGATCGAGCCAGGTTTGTGCCTGTTCATTGAGGTTTGTCAGCTTGCCCGTTCTTGCCACGATCGTCAGCAATACTTCTCCGGTGCGCCGTCCGATTCGCAGTCCCAGATGGCGTATTTCTCCCCGATGGGTGGTTTCGTCGTAGATTGACCAGCCGATCGCCTGGATGTCCCGCTTGATCTCAGCCAGAAAGGGATTGAGCCGCTGATCCTGGATCGGGCACTGATTGAGGTTAATCAAGTGGTGGCTACCTTTCTGAAAATAGCCTGCCTGCACGGTGCGCCGCTGCGCTTGAGGAGATTTACCGGAGGTAATAGACACCTGAACGGGATAGGTTGCCTTGTTGCGGTAGTCGAGGGCAGAACTGACTGCCAGAACCGGATTGACCGGAGGCTGCACAAATCCGCCGATGCGCTCCAGGTCTTGAATCACCAGATTTCGCTTTGCCTCAAGCTGATAGGCATAGTCAATCTGCTGCCACTGACAGCCGCCGCACTTGTCCGCCACAATGCAGCCTGGACGCACCCGATGTTCAGACGGCTCAATGATTTCGTGCAGCTTGCCGTAGGCGTAGGTCGGTTTCACCCGCAGTAAGCGTACCCAGAGACGATCGCCCGGAACCGTATCCGGCACAAAAATCACCCGTCCCTGCCAGCGTCCCACCCCGGAACCATCGTGGTTGAGGTCGGAAATGGTGAGGTCGAGCAGCTGTCCCTGCTGCCACTGTTGCTGATGGGAGTCCTGATGGGAGTCCTGACGGGATTCTTGATGTTCCTGATGGGATTGCCGATCTTCTAGCTTGCTCATGCGATCCTGCGAGTGGTGCCGCTGCATTTTCTTGCCTACATTGTCCTTCCCCAGTCTGACAAATCTAAGAACAATCGGAAGGCACTCCTCAAAGAAGATTTATTCTTCGACAATTCCCCTACAATAATGAGCGAGATTGCGTAACGAAATATTTACCCATGCGAGTAGTAGCTCTTGTCCCTGGCGGGGTTGGCGACCAAATCCTGTTTTTTCCGACCCTGGACGATCTAAAGCGCAATTATCCCGATGCTGAGATCGATGTTGTGGTAGAACCGCGATCGAAGTCCGTTTATCGGCTGTCGAAGTCGGTCAGCGATGTGATTCCCTTTGACTTTAAAGATCGAAACAGTCCCGCAGATTGGGCAAACCTCCTGGGCATTATGCGCGATCGCGACTATGAAGCTGTCCTGACGCTAAATCGGGGCTGGGGCACAGGCTTACTGCTCTGGCTAAGCGGAATTGAGACTCGCGTGGGATTCGACAACAGCGGCGGCAGCGGCTTTCTTACAAACAAAGTGCCGTTTAAGAACGATCAGTATGCGGCGAGAAAGTATCACGACCTGCTTCAGGGATTTGGCATCAGCTCTCCCTGTCCGCCTCCCAGCATTACCGTTCCTAGAAGCGAGCTGGACTGGGCAGAGATGGAGCAAAAGCGGCTGGGCGTCAGCAGCTATGTGATGATCTATCCTGGCTCCAGCCCAAGTGGATCATATCCGGTGGAAAGCTGGCAGCGCATTGTTCAGGACTTCCTGCAAAAGCAGCCCGATCTAACGCTCGTCGTTGCTCAGGACGAAAATAACAGCGAACTTGTCGCCCAACTCACCCAGGCTTGTCCTACGCTAAAGGTCACGAAACCCGGAGACATTGGCAGACTCGCCGCTATGATTGCCGGAGCCACGCTGATGATCTGCCCCGAAAGTGACGCAATGCAGTTGGCGATCGCGCTTCAGGTGTTCACGCTGGCAATGTTTGGGTCGAATGATCCGGCTAAGCTACTGCCGCAGAGCGATAAGTTTTTGGGCATTCAGTCGCCGACGGGCAAGCTGGCAGATATTACGCCAGATCAGGTGTTAACGAAGGTTTGGGGCGGCTAAAACAGACGACTCAAGATCTGGTAAATCCTGTGGGGTGGGTATCTTGCCCGCCCAAATTTGGGCAAACATAAGTTTATAAACTGAGTTTTTTACAAATCTGCTGTTGATGAGGTGGGGGAGGCAGAGCCTCCGATGAATTATTCCAACGCAGAGCATTGGAACGAGGGTAAATTTTTTGTTGCGGCGGCTGGTAAGGGCGGATTGCGAATCGCCCCTACGGGATGTGTGGCACAGCTTTAGCAACAGGATGCTACTCGGTGATTCTGCCGCTCAACGGTGAACTGGCACTTGCAAAAGCCTTCACTGGGATTCGTCCCGCCAAATATGCCATGCGTCCTGCCTCTGCGCCAAACCGCATTGCCTGTGCCATCAGAGGCGGATTTTCTGCCTGGGCGATCGCCGTATTAATCAGCAGAGCAGAAGCTCCCATTTCCATTGCCTGAGCCGCTTCGCTGGGCGTCCCGATCCCGGCATCCACAACGACGGGAATCTTAGCGTTCTCGATAATGATCTGGATATTTGCCGTATTGCGAATCCCCTGTCCAGAACCGATCGGGGAACCCAGGGGCATCACGGTGGCGCAGCCTGCTTCTTCCAGACGTTTTGCCAGCAGCGGGTCGGCGTTGATGTAGGGCAAAACCGCAAAGCCTTCTTTCACCAGCTGTTCTGCGGCTTCCAGCGTGCCGATCGGGTCGGGCAGCAGGTATTTGGAATCGGGAATCACTTCCAGCTTGACGAAATTATTGTCCTCCTGACCCAGCAGCTTTGCCATCTCGCGACCCAGTCGTGCCACACGAATCGCCTCCTCTGCGGTCTGACAGCCTGCCGTATTGGGCAACATCCAGATCTTTTGCCAGTCGATCGCGGCATTGAGCAGGGTTTGCAGTCCGGCAGGGGTGTTGCCGGGGGTGAAGCCGATCGTCTCGCTGGTTGCTCCGATTACGATTCGTCCGCTCTGGCGCGGCACAATGTAGGCTTTCTCTCCATATAAAACTCGCTGAAGGGGAAGGGGAGAGATGCTGGGCGGAACCTGGACTGCGACCAGGCTCCGGTTGCCAGGGTGAGGTTGGCACAGAGGCTATCGCCGAGGATGGGCATTTCGTCGGGGGTGGCAGGACGGAAGCCCCACCAGCATTCCTGGATCGGAAAGTCTTTGAGCGTGGGGTAAAGGTCGATCGCGGCATTGAGCAGGGTTTGCAGTCCGGCAGGGGTGTTGCCGGGGGTGAAGCCGATCGTCTCGCTGGTTGCTCCGATTACGATTCGTCCGCTCTGGCGCGGCACAATGTAGGCTTTCTCTCCATATAAAACTCGCTGAAGGGGAAGGGGAGAGATGCTGGGCGGAACCTGGACTGCGACCATCTGACCTTTGCAGGGCTGCACCGGAACGGGAATAATGGACTGCGACCAGGCTCCGGTTGCCAGAATGTAATGCTCAGCAGTTCGATCGCCCAGATTCGATCGCAGTTTAGCGACTTTGCCCTGCTGCTGCACGATTTCTGTGACGGTCACGCCTTCCTGAATCTCTACGCCGATCGTTTCTGCCACCGATCGCAGGGTTTGGGCTAGAGCACGATTATCAACCTGACCCTCTTCGGGATACCACCAGCCGCCGATTACCTGATCGCTGAGTCCAGGCTGTGCCAGATGAACTGCATTGCGATCGAGCCAGTGGGCAGGTAGTCCTTCCAGCACGGGCGGATTTTGGGAATCGGTGGGTTCGGTGACGGGGGCGAGAATGCCGGAAGCCCAGTAGCCCGCTGTGCGATCGGTGAAGGATTCCAGTTTGCTGATCCAGTCCGGGTAGAGGCGCAGGCTTCGCAGGCAAAGTTCGCGCATGGGAGCATCGGCAATGGCTTCGGCGCTGGGAGCCAGCATTCCGGCAGCGGCATGGCTTGCGGCTTCGCCAAAATCTCGACTGAGGACGGTTACGGTTGACCCCCTCAACTTGAGTTCGATCGCGATCGCGAGTCCGATGACACCGCCGCCGATAATTAAAATGTCAGACGTTGAATTCATTGCAGAAGGACAGATCTCCAGAATTTTCTAAGCTACCACAGCCCTGGAATCGGTTTACCGCTCCCCGGCGGGGGTGATGGACTGGTACTGGGTGGAACAGGCGAGGGTCGATTGCTGTAGGGCGGGACAACCTGGGGAGCTGGGGCAACGCCTCCGTTGAGGTAGGGTTCAACTGTTTGGGGAAAGTTGGCGGCTGAACTACCTCCAGATGGGCGGCTGGGAGGGGGCACCACAGGTACAGGTCGGGCAGGAGGGGGCTGATTGGAGAGAATGTAGGGCAAATCCTGCCATCCCGGTTGCGAGACTCTGACTGCAAAAGGATTCAGGCGCAGATTTCGCAGGTCTTCCACCAAACGATCGATCGAAAAATTTTGCTGCCTGAGCCAGGGTGTCAGGCGATCGCTCAACAGCACAATCAGCGCGACCAGCAGCACCAGCCCAATAATCCGACCGACATCCTTGACGACATCGATCGTCGTAAACACAAACCCAAGCAGCGCAATCCCCACTACCGCAAAGAGCAGGGTAATCGGTTCCCCCACGGTCAATCCTCCCACCCCCCGTCCTTTACCAACCCCCCCGTTCCCCAGAATCCATCAAACTTCGTAATTGTCACATCTGCTAAAACGCAGGTTTGGCAGGCAAGCCGCCGATCTTTTTCCAGCGAGGGGGGCGGCGGCGATCGCCGCCGCCCCCCTCCCTAACTTTTATCCTCCCATCCCCCGCTCCTCACCACACCCTCCGACCCCCCTGTCCCAATAACCCAACAATCTCCGTATTTGTCACACCTCCAAAAACGAAGTTTTGGCGGGCAAGCCCCCGATCTTTCCCAGACCCTCCGCCCCCCCTGCCCCCAGAACCCACCAACCTTCGTAATTTTCACATCTGCAAAACCGAGGTTTGGGGGGGTTCTGGGGGCAGGGGGGTCGGAGGGTGTGGTGAGGAGCGGGGGATGGGAGGATAA
This is a stretch of genomic DNA from Leptolyngbya ohadii IS1. It encodes these proteins:
- the rlmD gene encoding 23S rRNA (uracil(1939)-C(5))-methyltransferase RlmD; the encoded protein is MSKLEDRQSHQEHQESRQDSHQDSHQQQWQQGQLLDLTISDLNHDGSGVGRWQGRVIFVPDTVPGDRLWVRLLRVKPTYAYGKLHEIIEPSEHRVRPGCIVADKCGGCQWQQIDYAYQLEAKRNLVIQDLERIGGFVQPPVNPVLAVSSALDYRNKATYPVQVSITSGKSPQAQRRTVQAGYFQKGSHHLINLNQCPIQDQRLNPFLAEIKRDIQAIGWSIYDETTHRGEIRHLGLRIGRRTGEVLLTIVARTGKLTNLNEQAQTWLDRYPDLKGVCLNVNPDRTNAIFGSETRCIAGEDFITEILADLQFRIQPTTFFQVNTEQAEALLQFIQRQLNFQGTEILVDAYCGIGTLTLPLARQVRQAIGIELQPEAIEQANANAALNQITNATFHIGKTEAILPQLDISPDVVLLDPPRKGCEASVIETLLQMQPDRIVYVSCNPSTLARDLKLLSSQYELTQVQPADFFPQTAHVEAAAFLKKLTPSPSPAS
- a CDS encoding glycosyltransferase family 9 protein, which produces MRVVALVPGGVGDQILFFPTLDDLKRNYPDAEIDVVVEPRSKSVYRLSKSVSDVIPFDFKDRNSPADWANLLGIMRDRDYEAVLTLNRGWGTGLLLWLSGIETRVGFDNSGGSGFLTNKVPFKNDQYAARKYHDLLQGFGISSPCPPPSITVPRSELDWAEMEQKRLGVSSYVMIYPGSSPSGSYPVESWQRIVQDFLQKQPDLTLVVAQDENNSELVAQLTQACPTLKVTKPGDIGRLAAMIAGATLMICPESDAMQLAIALQVFTLAMFGSNDPAKLLPQSDKFLGIQSPTGKLADITPDQVLTKVWGG
- a CDS encoding HisA/HisF-related TIM barrel protein, with translation MPRQSGRIVIGATSETIGFTPGNTPAGLQTLLNAAIDWQKIWMLPNTAGCQTAEEAIRVARLGREMAKLLGQEDNNFVKLEVIPDSKYLLPDPIGTLEAAEQLVKEGFAVLPYINADPLLAKRLEEAGCATVMPLGSPIGSGQGIRNTANIQIIIENAKIPVVVDAGIGTPSEAAQAMEMGASALLINTAIAQAENPPLMAQAMRFGAEAGRMAYLAGRIPVKAFASASSPLSGRITE
- the thiO gene encoding glycine oxidase ThiO; amino-acid sequence: MNSTSDILIIGGGVIGLAIAIELKLRGSTVTVLSRDFGEAASHAAAGMLAPSAEAIADAPMRELCLRSLRLYPDWISKLESFTDRTAGYWASGILAPVTEPTDSQNPPVLEGLPAHWLDRNAVHLAQPGLSDQVIGGWWYPEEGQVDNRALAQTLRSVAETIGVEIQEGVTVTEIVQQQGKVAKLRSNLGDRTAEHYILATGAWSQSIIPVPVQPCKGQMVAVQVPPSISPLPLQRVLYGEKAYIVPRQSGRIVIGATSETIGFTPGNTPAGLQTLLNAAIDLYPTLKDFPIQECWWGFRPATPDEMPILGDSLCANLTLATGAWSQSRFRPASLPFPFSEFYMERKPTLCRARADES